ACCCCACGGTAGTTTGGCATGGACGACCGATTCGGCTCAGACCGTTACGGTAACGCGTCTGGCGTTTCTGCTTTCAGACTTCCGTCTGCAGCGCCGTGATGGGCGCTGGGTCGATCTACCGGGACAATTTGCGTTCATTGACCCGTTGCAGAACCGGTTGAGTTTCCATCTAGCGAACGTACCACCGGATTCCTATCAGCGCGTGGGTTTCACGGTTGGGCTCAACGAAAAGACAAACTACGGTGACCCGTCCCAATGGCCGGCCGATCATCCGCTCAATCCATTGATTAACGTCCTCCACTGGAGTTGGCAGGGTGGGTACGTCTTCTTTGCGCTGGAAGGTCACTACGACAAGGACGCCGGCTTCTCCCTTCACCTGGCAAAATCGCCGAATCAAACGTCGATCAATCTGGCTGCGTCTCTTGACCTGCAACAAGACGGTCAAATCGATATCGCGCTGGATGTGCATGGGTTGTTGAGATCAATTCATTTCGCGGCGGACGAGTCCGCCACCCACTCGCGGGAAGGTGATCCGCTCGCGGCGATGTTCCAGACCAATATTGCACGCTCCTTCTTCGTTCGTGCCGTTTCCGCACCGGAGGCGATGCCGATTTCCGTCACCGTCAGGGCACTCATGGCCACAAACACCACTCCTTATCACTTCCGCGTACCCGCCGGATTTCCGATCCCATCGTTGCCCCGTGACAATCCGTTGACCGTGGAAGGCGTCACTCTCGGTGCACGGCTCTTTCACGAGAAACTGCTCGCGCGCGACAACACGCTCTCGTGCGCCTCGTGCCACAAGGAGACGCAGGCATTCAGCGACAGCCCGCGTCGTTTCAGTAAGGGCGTAGACGAGCAGGAAGGCGTGCGCAACGCGATGCCGCTCTTCAACCTTGCATGGAAACGCGAGTTCTTCTGGGACGGTCGCGCATCGTCGCTTCGTCAACAGGTGCTCATGCCAATTCAAGATGCCAAAGAGATGCATCAACCGCTGGAAAAGATGGTGGAAAAACTCGCTGCCGCTCCCGGCTACACGGACCAGTTCGAGAAAGCCTTCGGTTCTCGTGAGGTCAGCGCGGATCGCGTAGCGCGCGCCCTCGAACAATTCGTCCTCACTTTGGAGTCCTCCGACTCCAAATTCGACCGCGCGCTGAAGGGAAGGGTGGAACTCAGCGAAAAAGAGAAGCGCGGCTTTGAACTGTTCATGACGGAGTACGACCCGCGTCGCGGCCTGACGGGAGCCGATTGCTTTCACTGTCACGGCGGACCGTTGTTCTCCGATTTCCGTTTCACCAACAACGGCCTTGATGCTGATTCCGCCGATACCGGTCGCGAACGCGTCACCGGAAATCGACTGGACAAGGGAAAGTTCGCCATCCCGTCCCTCCGCAATGTCGCGCTGACCGGTCCCTACATGCACGACGGACGTTTCCAGACGCTGGAAGAAGTGGTTGAGCACTACTGCACGGGCACGAAACGCAGTGCCACGCTCGACCCCAATCTCGCCAAACATCCCGACGGCGGCGTGCCGCTCGGCGCTGACGACAAAAAAGCCCTGGTTGCTTTCCTCAAGGCGCTCACCGAAGAATCGACGCAGCATTGACCGTGCTGGCGAGGTAGGGTGTTCCCACCAATGGAAATGGACGAGGATCCCGAAGAGCGCCGGAAGCTCGAAGCGCATAGGTGAACTGAAGAAACTGCTTCTCGATTACGCGAAGAGAATCACTGAGCGCAAAGCCGACAATTGATGGTTAGCACCACCACAGCACCGTCGAACCGGCAACGCTGACGTACTAGTGCTGGCGAATTTCCTCGGCGATGTCCTTGTGCAAGGTGGCTTGGTCGGGTGTTTGTCCAGCGTTGTTCTTCAGGTGAGTATCCGCCCCCTTGGCGAGCAAGACGTTAATTACTTCCTTGCGACCGTGGACGGCGGAAAGGTGCAGCGGCGTGTTACCGTCTCCGTCCCTGGCGTTGATATTTGCTCCTTTTGAGAGAAGGAGTGTGACTATCTCTGGATGGCCGTCATTAGCCGCGGAACAGATCAAGCGGTCAAAGACTTCTTTGCTGGGGTGGCGCTTCTCGATAAGGACAGCCAAGGCGTCTCGGCGATTCCAGTTCTGTGCAACATCAAATACAGTACTGTCGCCTGAAAGATGAGCGCCTCGATCAAGAAGAAGTCTTACAACCTCTGCGTTTCCTCCCATGGCTGCCTCATCCAGAGGAGTGCCGTTAGGGTCCCAGCCCGGTAGCTTTGGCGGTTCGAGTTTGTTCACAAGTTTGGGATTCGCATTGAGCAATTCAGTCACACGCTCTGCTTTCCCTATTCGAGCCGCTGTATAGATGTCCAGATCTGCACCCGCTGCAGCGAGAACATCTACGACATCCCACGCGATCCAAGCGTTGGCAGTTTGTATGGGCGTCCGTCTTTGCTTGTCCTTCACGTTTAGATCAGCGCCGTGCGTTATTAAAGCTCTTACAGCAGCCACATTATGCCAGCCGTTTTCACCTGCAAAATGCAGCGGAGTACTTCCATCTGTATCTTGAGCGTTTGGATCTGCACCTTTGGCCATCAAAAGCTCGACGAATTCTGCACCGCGAAGCTGATTGAGGACGGCATAATGCAGCGGGGTTCGACCATATTCGTCCGAGGCGTTCACATCGGCGCCATCTTTGAGAAGTTGCTCCACTTTGGCGGCTTGCCCGCTCGGTGACCCCACTTCATTCAATAATCCCTTATCCTTATCAGTCAATGGTATACGTTTTCTGGGTTTTGCCTTCGCTAAGGAGGGTGAATTTTTAGGTCTGGCTGACTGTTCATTGCGAGGTGCAGTGCTTTGTGGCGGGGTTAATTCCGTTGTATCCTTTGCTTTCCAATTGCCCGACTTCGATTGTAACTCGACGACCTGTACGCCCGCTTTCGGCTGAAATACGAACTGTTGATCCGTGATATCCGCATTGAACTTCACGTTCTGAAACTCAAATCCTCCTGCTCTTACCAACGGTTCTCCTGAGCTGTTCTTTTCGACAAATCCCATCCTTTGTTCGATCTCGTACACGAATCCGTCTCTCTCACCGATAACCGCACGCGCTTCGCCATTAACAAATTGAAACTTCTCCAACAGGTCTTTCTTCAGAGCCGATTTCTTTAACGTGCCCTTCAAGGTATACATGGGTTGCCCCAGGATTTCCTCCGGGGGACCGACCGAGAAATCAAATGATTCACGAAGTTCATTTAAAGCGTCGGCAGAATTGACCGCCTGAAGGAGATTAACAGCCACACCTCCTTCCGCACGTTCTTCACGAGAAACTTTGCTCAGATCGGCCTTAAGAACAGCCGAGGTTCCCCGCGCCGTGTTCTCCTGCCAAAGCACGCGGTCCTTTCCGACCACGATCAATACGCCGGTCGATTCTCCAAACGCTTCCGTCTTCGCCTGGATGCGCACCAAGTCCGGTGATTTACACAGAACGGTGCCATCAGACGGTACGGTCATTCCAAATTCATTCGCAAGGTAATGAATGTCAGCCGACCAAGTCTTGTACTCGCGTGTCTTATTACGGGAAAATGCGATGATGTCTTCAGCCGTTTTGGGAGATTCAGCGTGGGCACTCCATACGAGGCACGAACTAAGCGCTCCTAAAATGAGCGTTCGTTTCATGCTGGGGATACTATCCGTCGGTATTGACTGACGCGATACAAAAAATGAATCCCGTGCCCTCCATGACCTGCAAAAGCAGGGACACGACCCAACGCAGCACTGACTTTCGCTCATTAATCGTCTAATCATTCCCCGTGCTGACGACGAACACGCGCACGCTCTAAGCGACGCAGGCCATCTACCTGCGATCGCAGGATTGTCAACAGGCAACCCCCTATGGAACGGAAATACTCGATCAACGCGCGCAGATGACCGACCTCGGACGGTTGCGGCACTCTGCGGCTTGCTGGAATTGCCTTGCCTTGACAAGCCCAGTTTCGTTAGGATGTGAGGGAAGAAGCGCAGCGTAACTCGGGCAACCAGAGGGTCTGGATATGAGCATGAGTCGTGGGCGGTATGGGGTGGTCATTCTTCTTTCCGCGATGTGGGCGGCCACTGGCGCTTCCGCGCAGACCACCAATAACTGGGCGTCGGGTGTATCGGGCAAATGGGAGTTGGCGACGAATTGGACTGTCAACGTCGCGCCCAACATGAACTCGCTCGTGTTTATCACCAGCGCGACCACAAAGACTGTCACCATCGATGCCACTACCGCCCTTTCCAACAGCACGATGACGGTCAGCAATCTGACGCTGTCCGCACCGTCAGGTTCAGTGAACAAGCTTTTACTGAGCGATCCCGGCACGAACAATCCATTCATCGCCCTCCAGGCGTGCACGATTAGCTCGGGCGGATTGCTCGTGGTTTCCAACGCCGAAATGCGCGTGCAGTCCGTGAACGTCGCTGGACCGCTGAAGGATGATGGCGAAGTCGTGCTGATTTCTCCCAGCGCACGCCTGTTCGTCACCAACTCCACCGGGATGTTCATTGGCAGTTCGGGCCAGGGTATTTTGACGATCTCCAATGGTCTTGTGACGACTTCAGGCACTGGGATCGGTCTGAACGTCGGCTCCGCCGGGACGTTAACTATTGTCAGCGGAACAAACCTTGTTTCGTTTGCTTCGGTCCTGCACGTTGGTAATAGCGGCGCATCCGGTACGGTGTGGGTGACGGGTGGACGATTGGACGTGCCAGGTACGGCAACAACCTCGGTCCTCGGTTATTTCGGCGATGGCCGGATGACGGTTTCCAACGGCACGGTGAATATTCCGTATTTTGAGGTGACTCAAGAGGCTGCAGGCACATTGACATTGGCCGGTGGGACGATGACATCTTCGACGCGGTTCGATGTCGGTTTCTCGGCTGCGATTCCGAAGACCGGCACCGTCTGGATCACGGGCGGGACGTTGATCACGAGTAACGCTCCAACCACACTTGGCGCGGGCACTGCGGGCGGTAACGGTCGCCTCGTTCTCTCCAACGGAACCTGGTTGGCCGGCACCGTGAATATGGGACGCAATGCAGCTTGTCGGGGGACACTGACGGTCAACGGTGGCACGAATACCTTCTTCTCCACACTAACCATTGGTGATGAAACAAACTCAACGGGAGCCGTGTGGCTGACGGAACCCGGGCGCCTGGTGATCACGAATGCCGTGACGATTATCGCCGCGCGCGGTACAGGCCAGATGACGATCTCCAATGGAACTTTTCTAGGCAACGCGCTCAACCTCGCCACAAACGTTACGGCGACCGGCACGCTGACCGTTGCGGGCGGCACCAATGCCTTGATCGGACCGTTGAACGTCGGGGGACCGGGGGTCGGCGTGGTTTGGGTCACCGGCGGTCAACTCGTCATCACCAATTCGCCGGCCACGGTCGGCATCGGCAGCGGTTTGATCGTGGACGGCCGCGTTACGCTCACCAACGGCAGTTCCCTCGTCGTCAGCAACGTGCAAACGGTGATCGGCAATGCCGGCAGCGGCAGCCTGACGGTTTTCGGCGGCTCGACGCTTTTCAATAGTTTGTTTGTGGGGCATCTGAACAATTCGTTCGGCACGATCACGTTTGCCGGCGGCACCAACCGCACCTTGGGAACCACCTTCATCGGTTTCAACGGTGGGCAAGGCACCGTCTGGGTGACGGGCGGACTTTTGAATGCTACCACCAATTTCGCTGTCGAGGTCGGTGTGAGCGGCTCAGGCCAATTGATCCTCAGCAACGGAACGATGCGCGGTGGTCAAATCGCTGTCGGCGTCAATGTGGGCGGTAACGGCACATTCACGATGACCGGCGGAACGCTGGACGGCCCTGCCGCACTGTCGGTGGCCAATAATTCGTTTGCGACCGGCACCGTGTGGGTCACCGGCGGCACGCTTGTGCTGACCAACAACATCATCGATAACGAGATCAGCGAAGGCGGCATCGGCGCGATGACGGTTTCCAACGGATCGATTTTTGCGCGCAACCTTTTTATCGGCTCAAGCGCCCTGAGCGCGGTGGGCCTCGGCACGCTGACGATGGCCGGTGGGAGCAACTCGGTTTACAACAGCATGATTCTCGGCAAATCCGCTTGTACGGCGACCGGCGTCGTCACCGTGGCCGGCGGCGCATTATTCGTGACCAACGCCACCCACACCGCCGTGCTCGATGTGCGCAGCGGCATCCTCCAGTTGGAATCCGGCACGCTAACGGTCGACAATCTGGTCATCACCAACGTCTGCGGCCGCTTGGTCAAGACCGGCGGCACGCTGTCGGCGACCACAACCAACCTCGACCCGAACCTGAGCGCCGTCGGCGACGGAATTCCGAACGGCTGGAAACAGCAATATGGACTTGATCCCTTCGATCCCGATGTGGCCAACAAGGACCCGGACGGCGACGGCATGAACAACCTTCAAGAGTACCTGGCCGGCACCGACCCGACCAACAGCGCGTCAGCTTTGCTCATCACTTCCATTGTGACCACCGGCAACAATATCCGCGTCACGTGGACCACTGGCCCCGGCAAAACCAACGCGCTCGAACGCACTGCCGGTAACGCCGGCAATTTCGCGACGAACAGCTTCGCCGCCATCACCAACATCATCACCACTGGCGCCGCCACCAACTATCTCGACGCCGGCGCCGCGACGAACGGGCCGGCATTGTATTACCGCGTCCGCCTCGTACCGTAGCGTCATGCACCGGCATTGACTTTGTTGCCTTTGCGCCGTATTAAACTTCCGCTTCTTATGGAACGGAAAACACTCGATCAACGCGCGCAGATGACCGACCTCGAGCGGTTGCGGCACTCCGCTGCCCACGTGATGGCGACTGCCATTGCTAAACTGTGGCCGGATGCGCAGTTCGCTGCCGGTCCGCCGGTTGACGACGGGTTCTACTACGATGTCGAGTTGCAGCACCGCATCTCGCCTGAGGATTTCCCGGCCATCGAAGCCGAGATGAAGAAGATCTCGAAGGAAAACCAGGTCTTCGAGAAAGTCATCGTCACTCGCGAACAAGCCCTGGGCGACGCGCAAAGTGGACGCCTCGCCGCCCTCGCCCCGCGCGGGACTCCCAGCAAGTTCAAGTTGGACATCGTCCAGAACATTCCCGAGAACGAACCGATTTCCTATTTCAAGAACGGCGATTTCATCGACCTCTGCGCCGGGCCGCACGTGATGCGCACCGGCAACGTCAGCGCGTTCAAGCTTACCCACGTCGCCAGCGCCTACTACAAAGGCGACGAAAAGAACCCGCAGTTGCAGCGCATCTACGGCACCGCGTTCAAGAACAAGACCGAGATGGAAGCCTACTTCACCATGGTGGAGGAGGCCAAGAAGCGTGACCATCGCAAGATCGGCCAGGAAATGGGTCTCTTTGCCATCGACACCGAATTCGTCGGCCCCGGCCTCCCGCTCTGGCTCCCCAAAGGCACCGTCATCGTCGAGGAGCTGGAAAAACTCGCGAAAGAAACCGAGTTCGCCGCCGGCTACGTCCGCGTCAAGACCCCGCATATCGCCAAAGAGAAGATGTATGTCACATCGGGTCATCTGCCGTACTACCAAGAATCAATGTTTCCTCCAATGGTGCTTGATG
This is a stretch of genomic DNA from Verrucomicrobiia bacterium. It encodes these proteins:
- a CDS encoding ankyrin repeat domain-containing protein; its protein translation is MKRTLILGALSSCLVWSAHAESPKTAEDIIAFSRNKTREYKTWSADIHYLANEFGMTVPSDGTVLCKSPDLVRIQAKTEAFGESTGVLIVVGKDRVLWQENTARGTSAVLKADLSKVSREERAEGGVAVNLLQAVNSADALNELRESFDFSVGPPEEILGQPMYTLKGTLKKSALKKDLLEKFQFVNGEARAVIGERDGFVYEIEQRMGFVEKNSSGEPLVRAGGFEFQNVKFNADITDQQFVFQPKAGVQVVELQSKSGNWKAKDTTELTPPQSTAPRNEQSARPKNSPSLAKAKPRKRIPLTDKDKGLLNEVGSPSGQAAKVEQLLKDGADVNASDEYGRTPLHYAVLNQLRGAEFVELLMAKGADPNAQDTDGSTPLHFAGENGWHNVAAVRALITHGADLNVKDKQRRTPIQTANAWIAWDVVDVLAAAGADLDIYTAARIGKAERVTELLNANPKLVNKLEPPKLPGWDPNGTPLDEAAMGGNAEVVRLLLDRGAHLSGDSTVFDVAQNWNRRDALAVLIEKRHPSKEVFDRLICSAANDGHPEIVTLLLSKGANINARDGDGNTPLHLSAVHGRKEVINVLLAKGADTHLKNNAGQTPDQATLHKDIAEEIRQH
- a CDS encoding MbnP family protein, translated to MNKPIIIAILFVVAVTVCDGTTFEVRIEPHGSLAWTTDSAQTVTVTRLAFLLSDFRLQRRDGRWVDLPGQFAFIDPLQNRLSFHLANVPPDSYQRVGFTVGLNEKTNYGDPSQWPADHPLNPLINVLHWSWQGGYVFFALEGHYDKDAGFSLHLAKSPNQTSINLAASLDLQQDGQIDIALDVHGLLRSIHFAADESATHSREGDPLAAMFQTNIARSFFVRAVSAPEAMPISVTVRALMATNTTPYHFRVPAGFPIPSLPRDNPLTVEGVTLGARLFHEKLLARDNTLSCASCHKETQAFSDSPRRFSKGVDEQEGVRNAMPLFNLAWKREFFWDGRASSLRQQVLMPIQDAKEMHQPLEKMVEKLAAAPGYTDQFEKAFGSREVSADRVARALEQFVLTLESSDSKFDRALKGRVELSEKEKRGFELFMTEYDPRRGLTGADCFHCHGGPLFSDFRFTNNGLDADSADTGRERVTGNRLDKGKFAIPSLRNVALTGPYMHDGRFQTLEEVVEHYCTGTKRSATLDPNLAKHPDGGVPLGADDKKALVAFLKALTEESTQH